ATGAGCGAGATCCTGCTGGACGCGGTGGACCTCACGAAGCACTACGGCTCGGTGGAAGCCCTTCGCGGCGCTTCCTTCCAGGCCCGCGCGGGTGAGGTCACGGCCCTGATCGGCGACAACGGTGCCGGCAAGTCGACGCTCGTGAAGTGCCTTTCCGGCGCCGAGCAGCCGACGTCCGGCAGGATCCTGCTCGACGGCTCCGAAGTGCGGCTCGACTCCCCCGTGACCGCGCGGCGGCTCGGGATCGAGACGGTGTACCAGGACCTCGCCGTCGCACCGGAGCTCGACCCGGCGGCGAACCTGTTCCTGGGCCGGGAGATCCACCGCAAGGGTTTCCTCGGCAAACTGGGCATGCTCGACAAGGCGGAGATGCGCCGCCAGGCCGTGGCGGAGTTCCAGCGGCTCGGTGTGACGCTGCAGAGCACCGACGTGCCCATCGGCTCGCTTTCGGGCGGGCAGCGCCAGAGCGTGGCCGTGGCGCGGTCGGTGGTGTGGGCGTCGAAGGTCGTGTTCATGGACGAGCCGACGGCGGCGCTGGGTGTGGTGCAGCGCGAACGCGTGCTCGACGTGATCAAGAAGGTGCGGGACAAGGGCATCGCCGTGGTGCTGATCAGCCACAACATGCCCGAGGTGCTGTCGGTGTCCGACCGCATCGAGGTGCTGCGGCTCGGCAAGCGCGTAGCTCGGTTCGTCGGCAGGGACACGAAGCTCGAAGACCTCGTGGCGGCCATGACCGGCGCCCTCGTTCAGGAGGAGGCGGCATGAGCACGCCCACGAAGGACATCCAGACCACTGTGGACGGTGGGTTCGGCAAGGTGCCGCTGGGCAAGCGGCTGGTGGGCGCCAACACGTTCTGGATCGCGCTGGTGCTGCTGGCGTTGATCATCGTGTTCACGGCGCTCGCGCCGGCCGAGTTCGCGACGCTGTTCACGCTCCAGACGACGCTGATCGAGACTTCGGTGCTGCTGGTGCTCTCGGTGGGCATGACGTTCGTGATCATCACCTCCGGCATCGACCTGTCCGTCGGGTCCGTGCTGATCTTCTCCGGCATGGTCGCCGGCAAGACGATGGAAGCGCTCAGCGGTGGCAACGCGACGAACGCGGGCTGGGGCGTGATCATCGTCGGGCTGGTCGCGGCGGTGATCGCGGGCACGATCTGGGGCTTGATCAACGGCTGGCTCATCGCCGTGGCGGACATCCCGCCGCTGATCGTCACGCTCGGCACCTTGGGCGCGGCGCTCGGCGCGGCGTTGCTGCTCGGCAGCGGCTCGGACGTGCGCAGTGTGCCGACCGCGCTGAACAAGACCCTGGGCTACGGCACGTCGTTCGGCGGGATCCCGAACCTCGTGCTGGTGGCGGCGGTGATCACGCTGATCGGCGCGTGGCTGCTGCACACCACGAAGTTCGGCCGCTACACCTTCGCGATCGGCTCCAACGCCGAAGCCGCGCGGCGCTCGGGGATCGGCGTGACCGCTCACCTGCTCAAGGTGTACACGCTGACCGGGTTCCTGGCCGGGGTGGCCGGTTTCCTCTCGCTGGCCTACTACTCGTCGACCACGGTCGCGTCGCACTCCACGGACAACCTGAACGCCATCGCCGCCACGGTGATGGGCGGTACGAGCCTCTTCGGCGGTGTCGGAACGGTGCTGGGCACGGTGATCGGCGTGTTCATCCCGGCCGTGCTGAAGAAGGGCTTCAACATCATTCACGTGCAGGACTTCTGGCAGATGATCGCGGTCGGCGCGGTGCTGATCGCGGCCGTCTGGTTCGACCAGCGACGCCGGAAGCACCGCAATTCCCGCTGAATCCCCTCCCATCGGTTTCCGAGAGTACAAAGAGGTGCTGACGATGAAACTGACCAAGACCCTGATCGCGGCCGGCACGCTGGCGTCGGCTGCTTCGCTGGTGGCGGCGTGCGGCTCCGGACAGGTGGGCCAGAGCGGCTCGGGCGACACGTCGAACAACACCATCACCAGCAAGAAGCTCACACTGGTGCCGGGCGTGCAGGCGGAGCCGTTCTACATCTCGATGCAGTGCGGCGCGCAGGACGAGGCCAAGAAGCTCGGCTACGAGCTCACCACGCAGGCGCCGCAGAAGTTCGACGCCGCCATGCAGACCACGATCGTCAACGCGCTGGGTTCGAACCCGCCGGCCGCCCTGCTCATCGCGCCCACCGACGACCAGGCGATGCTCGCGCCGATCCAGCAGGTGAAGAACCGCGGCACGAAGATCGTCGAGGTCGACACGTCGCTGCAGGACAAGAGCGTGGCCGCGTCGTCGATCTCGTCGGACAACACGGCGGGCGGCAAGCTCGCCGCGCAGACCATGGCGAAGCTCGCGGGCGACAAGCCGGGTTCGGTGCTGATCCTCGACACGATCGCGGGTACGTCGACCACGGCGGCGCGCGCGAAGGGCTTCGAGGACGAGCTGAAGAACCACCCGAACCTCAAGTCGGCCGGCATCCAGTTCACGCAGAACGAGCCGGACCAGGCGGCGTCCAAGGTGACGGCGGCGCTGGCCTCGACGCCGGACCTCATCGGCATCTTCGCCACCAACCTCAACACCGGCGAGGGCGCGGCGACCGGCCTGCGCAACGCGGGCAAGATCGGCCAGGTCAACCTCGTCGGCTTCGACGCCAGCCCGTCCGAAGTGGACGGCTTGAAGAAGGGCGAGTACCAGGCGCTCATCGCCCAGGACCCGGCCGCGATCGGCACCCAGGGCGTGCAGCAGGCCGTGGCGGCGCTGGAAGGCAAGCCCGTGACGCGCAATCTGACCGCGGATCTGCACTCGATCACCAAGGACGACATGGACGCGAACTCGAAGTACTTCTACAAGCAGAACTGCTGAGTTCCTCGCGTTCTCGAAGGGGACTTTCCCGCGCGGAAAGTCCCCTTCGCCGTGTTCGGGGCTAGGATCTACACCCCCAGACTCCGTCGCCGAGGGGAGGCCGCCGATGACCGAGGGTGTCCGGCTGCCGTGGCGGGCCGCCGCGCGCGCCGACCCGGTACCGGTGCTGGCCGCGGCCCGCAAGATCACCGACGACCTCATCGACGGGCTGGCCGGCACCCACGTCCGGCGCGCGGCCCACGGGCTGCGGCGGCTGTTCGGCGTGGCCGGGCTGGGGCTCACGGACCTGTCGGGCTCGCTGCTGTGGTCGGGCCGGCCCGGGCCGGACGCCACCGTGGCCCACGTGCTCGACGAGGTGCTGCACAGCGAGGAGCCCGCTTCCGTCGACGGGGTGGAAGCGGTGCCGCTGCACGTCCACGACGAGCTGGCGGGCGCGCTGCTCGTGGTGGGCGCGCGGGGTTCGGAAGTGGTCCGGCAGGCGGCCGACGTCGTGGTGCAAGCCCTGGAACGCGGGCGGCTGGAGGCGTCGGCGGACCAG
The sequence above is a segment of the Amycolatopsis sp. 2-15 genome. Coding sequences within it:
- a CDS encoding ATP-binding cassette domain-containing protein, whose protein sequence is MSEILLDAVDLTKHYGSVEALRGASFQARAGEVTALIGDNGAGKSTLVKCLSGAEQPTSGRILLDGSEVRLDSPVTARRLGIETVYQDLAVAPELDPAANLFLGREIHRKGFLGKLGMLDKAEMRRQAVAEFQRLGVTLQSTDVPIGSLSGGQRQSVAVARSVVWASKVVFMDEPTAALGVVQRERVLDVIKKVRDKGIAVVLISHNMPEVLSVSDRIEVLRLGKRVARFVGRDTKLEDLVAAMTGALVQEEAA
- a CDS encoding ABC transporter permease yields the protein MSTPTKDIQTTVDGGFGKVPLGKRLVGANTFWIALVLLALIIVFTALAPAEFATLFTLQTTLIETSVLLVLSVGMTFVIITSGIDLSVGSVLIFSGMVAGKTMEALSGGNATNAGWGVIIVGLVAAVIAGTIWGLINGWLIAVADIPPLIVTLGTLGAALGAALLLGSGSDVRSVPTALNKTLGYGTSFGGIPNLVLVAAVITLIGAWLLHTTKFGRYTFAIGSNAEAARRSGIGVTAHLLKVYTLTGFLAGVAGFLSLAYYSSTTVASHSTDNLNAIAATVMGGTSLFGGVGTVLGTVIGVFIPAVLKKGFNIIHVQDFWQMIAVGAVLIAAVWFDQRRRKHRNSR
- a CDS encoding ABC transporter substrate-binding protein encodes the protein MKLTKTLIAAGTLASAASLVAACGSGQVGQSGSGDTSNNTITSKKLTLVPGVQAEPFYISMQCGAQDEAKKLGYELTTQAPQKFDAAMQTTIVNALGSNPPAALLIAPTDDQAMLAPIQQVKNRGTKIVEVDTSLQDKSVAASSISSDNTAGGKLAAQTMAKLAGDKPGSVLILDTIAGTSTTAARAKGFEDELKNHPNLKSAGIQFTQNEPDQAASKVTAALASTPDLIGIFATNLNTGEGAATGLRNAGKIGQVNLVGFDASPSEVDGLKKGEYQALIAQDPAAIGTQGVQQAVAALEGKPVTRNLTADLHSITKDDMDANSKYFYKQNC